In Amaranthus tricolor cultivar Red isolate AtriRed21 chromosome 3, ASM2621246v1, whole genome shotgun sequence, a single window of DNA contains:
- the LOC130808044 gene encoding uncharacterized protein LOC130808044 has translation MQLHNKTFINWFHNRVICEELKGVSEIVKWLAFGPRDDVNKYEGYDVNGFTFWTEGQDKKSSYLQNSGVSILASSTFYASAKDQALVDAKLVYYGRVHEIWELDYSTFNIGLFKCKWVDNNRRCIKNDDPCGFTLVDLARLRDSEEPFILTTQAKQVFYIVDPSDKKWFIVVPGKRSILGIFDVEDEEEYDAFEDSPPFIYPKSVDQDDVDDVDVGYMRVDHTEGIHLN, from the coding sequence atgcagttgcataacaagacgtttattaattggtttcataatcgagtaatatgcgaagaactcaagggtgtatccgaaattgttaagtggttagcttttggtcctcgtgatgatgtcaacaaatatgagggttacgatgtcaatggcttcacattttggactgagggtcaagacaagaagtcatcgtatctacagaatagtggggtttctattttggcgtcgtctacattttacgcgagtgcgaaggatcaagcgctggttgatgctaaattggtatactacgggcgggtacatgaaatatgggagcttgactactctactttcaatattggtcttttcaaatgtaagtgggtagataataatcgacgatgcattaaaaatgacgacccttgtggattcactcttgtagacttagctcgtttgcgtgatagtgaggagccattcatactaactacacaagccaagcaagtattctacattgtcgacccgtctgataaaaaatggtttattgttgtaccgggaaaaagaagtatccttggtatatttgatgttgaggatgaggaagaatatgatgcttttgaagactcccctccctttatttatccaaaatcagtggatcaagatgatgtagatgatgtagatgttggttatatgcgtgtagatcacacggaaggaatacatttgaattaa